The Pseudofrankia inefficax genome window below encodes:
- a CDS encoding Wzz/FepE/Etk N-terminal domain-containing protein: protein MSSAGSQSSDGRNAPALSLLRVLGRRWFHIVIAMVVCGVLGLAVSLISTPTYQASARVFLTLDPNSDHTRTLETQAELATSTQAISDLATRLRVSESYIAAHLTATPAAAADYFTITGTSNNQKKADELVIAARDEYQALLVTYSGGGQARIDDLTAKQEALQKEANGPKDPSGAIADAANRLLDQITTAEVAQATATSMIGLAEPPSEAGKIAPKPFTNLLIAMLVGLFLAVAFVWIRYLRRPTVLDGRAAADALGAPLIVGGSGPAAPSIDTIVSAMAAVLSPTVKVVSLTAAAQGDLTSDTVAGIAASWSDDQGVVLVLDASPSSDVRAVLERLPPATSGALPRWAHEATCMARSSGGGRGHVLYNRVSPSRASRPGGLAPILADRARDVDLVLLLTPPLTDLPMTAASALQADAVVVVTSAFTRTDELAAVARDWPALSDRIVGVIHGDRGGFRPSTIAAESRAANRSSPSGSADRGRDRDRDYDRGDAEVDSTDRFARPRY from the coding sequence GTGAGCTCAGCGGGTTCGCAGAGCAGCGACGGGCGGAACGCGCCCGCGCTGTCCCTGCTGCGCGTCCTCGGGCGGCGCTGGTTCCACATCGTGATCGCCATGGTCGTCTGCGGTGTCCTCGGGCTCGCGGTGAGCCTGATCTCCACCCCGACCTACCAGGCCAGCGCGCGTGTCTTCCTCACCCTCGACCCGAACTCCGACCACACCCGGACGCTGGAGACCCAGGCGGAGCTGGCGACCTCCACCCAGGCGATCTCCGACCTCGCGACGAGGCTGCGGGTCTCGGAGTCCTACATCGCCGCGCACCTCACGGCCACGCCCGCCGCCGCCGCGGACTACTTCACGATCACCGGCACGTCGAACAACCAGAAGAAGGCCGACGAGCTGGTCATCGCCGCGCGGGACGAGTACCAGGCGCTGCTGGTGACGTACAGCGGCGGCGGCCAGGCCAGGATCGACGACCTGACCGCCAAGCAGGAGGCGCTGCAGAAGGAGGCGAACGGGCCGAAGGACCCGTCGGGCGCCATCGCGGACGCGGCGAACCGGCTGCTGGACCAGATCACCACCGCGGAGGTCGCGCAGGCCACCGCCACCAGCATGATCGGGCTGGCCGAGCCGCCCAGCGAGGCCGGCAAGATCGCGCCGAAGCCGTTCACCAACCTGCTCATCGCCATGCTGGTCGGCCTGTTCCTGGCCGTCGCCTTCGTCTGGATCCGCTACCTGCGCCGCCCGACGGTGCTCGACGGCCGGGCCGCCGCCGACGCGCTCGGCGCGCCGCTCATCGTCGGCGGCTCCGGGCCCGCCGCGCCGAGCATCGACACGATCGTGTCCGCCATGGCCGCCGTGCTCTCCCCGACGGTCAAGGTGGTCTCGCTGACGGCCGCGGCCCAGGGCGACCTGACCTCCGACACGGTCGCCGGCATCGCCGCGAGCTGGTCGGACGACCAGGGGGTCGTGCTGGTCCTCGACGCGTCGCCGAGCTCGGACGTCCGCGCGGTGCTGGAGCGCCTGCCACCGGCGACCTCGGGGGCGCTGCCACGGTGGGCCCACGAGGCCACCTGCATGGCCCGCTCGTCCGGCGGCGGCCGAGGTCACGTCCTCTACAACCGGGTGTCCCCATCGCGGGCATCGCGGCCGGGCGGGCTCGCGCCGATCCTCGCCGACCGGGCCCGGGACGTCGACCTGGTGCTGCTGCTCACGCCGCCGCTGACCGACCTGCCGATGACCGCGGCCTCGGCGCTGCAGGCCGACGCGGTCGTCGTCGTGACCTCGGCGTTCACCCGCACCGACGAGCTGGCCGCCGTGGCGCGGGACTGGCCGGCGCTGTCCGACCGCATCGTGGGCGTGATTCACGGCGACCGGGGCGGCTTCCGCCCGTCGACGATCGCGGCCGAGAGCCGGGCCGCGAACCGCTCCAGCCCTTCGGGCTCGGCGGACCGGGGCCGCGACCGGGACCGGGACTACGACCGCGGCGACGCCGAGGTGGACTCGACGGACCGCTTCGCCCGCCCGCGGTACTGA
- a CDS encoding glycoside hydrolase family 26 protein, translating to MLRASRARDAGPALVVALLLVVAGLSACSHPAPRRPSAPVAVANPSVAGTGVRWASGANGNFPDEIQPWAAWTGRPVDLAMIFTSRTDWNSVEAPDWPLNAFTRAAWPGQISIAQPLWPDSGGNERDCAAGAYDEHWHQFGENLLKYGRGDAIVRLGWEFNGDWYDWYPRNVDVWKRCYQRTVTALRAAAPDVRIDWTMTMHRDDLPRGGDVWSAYPGDAYVDIIGIDYYDMSPPAPTQGLWDRLCVAPSGLCTVIQQARARGKKFSVPEWGVVSGAGGGGDNPFFVQKMYAMFQANAGILAYEAYFNNADADNVRSSLLNPTLNPRSAQRYLQLFGPG from the coding sequence GTGCTGCGAGCTTCCCGGGCGCGGGACGCGGGTCCCGCTCTGGTCGTCGCGCTGCTGCTGGTCGTCGCCGGGCTGAGCGCCTGTTCGCACCCGGCGCCCAGGCGGCCGTCCGCGCCGGTGGCCGTCGCGAACCCGTCGGTCGCGGGCACCGGCGTGCGCTGGGCCTCCGGGGCCAACGGCAACTTCCCGGACGAGATCCAACCGTGGGCCGCCTGGACCGGCCGGCCGGTCGACCTCGCCATGATCTTCACGTCGCGCACCGACTGGAACTCGGTCGAGGCGCCGGACTGGCCGCTCAACGCCTTCACCCGGGCCGCCTGGCCCGGCCAGATCTCGATCGCCCAGCCGTTGTGGCCGGACAGCGGCGGCAACGAGCGCGACTGCGCTGCCGGCGCCTATGACGAGCACTGGCACCAGTTCGGCGAGAACCTGCTGAAGTACGGCCGGGGCGACGCGATCGTCCGGCTGGGCTGGGAGTTCAACGGCGACTGGTACGACTGGTACCCGCGGAACGTCGACGTCTGGAAACGGTGTTACCAGCGGACAGTGACGGCGCTGCGCGCCGCCGCCCCCGACGTGCGGATCGACTGGACGATGACCATGCATCGGGACGACCTGCCGCGCGGCGGCGACGTCTGGTCCGCCTACCCCGGCGACGCGTACGTCGACATCATCGGGATCGACTACTACGACATGTCCCCGCCGGCCCCGACCCAGGGGCTCTGGGACCGGCTGTGCGTCGCCCCGTCCGGCCTCTGCACGGTGATCCAGCAGGCCCGGGCGCGCGGAAAGAAGTTCTCCGTCCCCGAATGGGGTGTTGTGAGTGGGGCCGGCGGGGGCGGCGACAACCCGTTCTTCGTCCAGAAGATGTACGCGATGTTTCAGGCAAACGCGGGCATTCTCGCCTACGAGGCGTACTTCAACAACGCGGACGCGGACAACGTGCGCTCCTCCCTGCTGAATCCGACCCTGAACCCGCGGTCCGCGCAGCGCTACCTGCAGCTGTTCGGCCCCGGTTGA
- a CDS encoding PIG-L deacetylase family protein produces the protein MSEIAAARLTGAAATVRRSMSPGALRERALLPARSLYRRAWMRRGRDITRAMSRASCLVVAPHPDDETVGCGVAIMRKRETGTHVTVVIVSDGAAAEPAPMPPAELAALRKEEACRAVTRLGLRPADVRFLDVPDTKVAEHVDEIADRLAELIRELAPDQVLIPTSCDGHPDHDATNVAALEAVRRADFAGQVLEYGVWLWTHWPWTRGYGTEGYTARRLLRDPVDRIREVRPLLVAAKGYRSRQAYALAAHGSQVGPAVGGGSLPPSLLAATRTPFELYLEVGALAHLNFVPTARSGADDEPSSVPLADAPAGD, from the coding sequence ATGAGCGAAATCGCGGCCGCCCGGCTGACCGGCGCCGCGGCCACCGTGCGCCGTTCGATGAGCCCCGGAGCACTGCGCGAACGGGCGCTGCTCCCGGCGCGGTCGCTCTATCGGCGGGCCTGGATGCGCCGGGGCCGGGACATCACCCGGGCCATGTCCAGGGCGTCCTGCCTCGTGGTCGCGCCCCACCCGGACGACGAGACCGTCGGCTGCGGCGTGGCCATCATGCGCAAGCGGGAGACCGGCACCCACGTCACGGTCGTCATCGTCAGTGACGGCGCCGCCGCCGAGCCGGCGCCGATGCCGCCCGCCGAGCTGGCCGCGCTGCGCAAGGAAGAGGCGTGCCGCGCCGTCACCCGGCTCGGGCTGCGCCCCGCCGACGTCCGCTTCCTCGACGTGCCGGACACGAAGGTCGCCGAGCACGTCGACGAGATCGCCGACCGGCTGGCCGAGCTCATCAGGGAGCTGGCGCCGGACCAGGTGCTGATCCCGACGTCCTGCGACGGTCACCCGGACCACGACGCCACCAACGTCGCCGCGCTGGAGGCCGTGCGCCGCGCCGATTTCGCCGGCCAGGTCCTGGAGTACGGCGTCTGGCTGTGGACGCACTGGCCGTGGACCCGCGGCTACGGCACCGAGGGCTACACCGCCCGCCGGCTGCTGCGCGACCCGGTGGACCGGATCCGCGAGGTGCGCCCGCTGCTGGTCGCGGCGAAGGGCTACCGGTCGCGCCAGGCCTACGCGCTCGCGGCGCACGGCAGCCAGGTCGGCCCGGCCGTCGGCGGCGGTTCCCTCCCGCCGTCCCTGCTGGCGGCGACGAGGACGCCGTTCGAGCTCTACCTGGAGGTCGGCGCGCTCGCCCACCTGAACTTCGTCCCCACGGCCCGGTCCGGCGCCGACGACGAGCCGTCATCCGTCCCCCTCGCCGACGCCCCGGCGGGCGACTGA
- a CDS encoding glycosyltransferase family 4 protein: MTVDGKLLITFLCEQYPPVVWDGAGIYTAVLSAALAALGHEVHVICAQGHRIVDEEVDGVHVHRRPLLRIPLSRVLGKYARHLTGPNYPRDSLALRASLTFSYALYLRQLGLKPDVIETQDGETRALMKVVAPSCPVVVHMHAPTMLTLRLAGPPLSVRGRIADRLDRITADRATMVTSPSQLLVDTVRPYGWLRREDVAIVPNPFDASPWQGVPAVGRTGAVVAAVGRLEPNKGLDVLLDALALVAARGTDAKLILAGSTSGHLDGVPTGRWLERRAQELGVPTVFAGHLSQRELVDVYGQARVVAVPSRFESFSIAAVEGMASGRPVVTTTRTGIAPFLAEWEAGTVVAPEDPTALADALEPYLTDLDLAERIGRNGRAGAARLDPAQIAGDRVAVYRKAVASFGQARAASAR, translated from the coding sequence GTGACCGTCGACGGGAAGCTGCTCATCACGTTCCTCTGTGAGCAGTACCCGCCGGTCGTCTGGGACGGCGCCGGGATCTACACGGCGGTGCTCTCGGCGGCGCTCGCGGCGCTCGGCCACGAGGTGCACGTCATCTGCGCGCAGGGCCACCGGATCGTCGACGAAGAGGTCGACGGGGTGCACGTCCACCGCCGGCCGCTGCTGCGGATACCGCTGAGCCGGGTCCTCGGCAAGTACGCCCGCCACCTGACCGGCCCGAACTACCCGCGCGACTCGCTGGCGCTGCGGGCGAGCCTGACCTTCTCCTACGCCCTCTACCTGCGCCAGCTCGGCCTGAAGCCGGACGTGATCGAGACGCAGGACGGCGAGACCCGAGCGCTGATGAAGGTGGTCGCCCCGTCCTGCCCGGTCGTCGTGCACATGCACGCCCCGACGATGCTGACCCTGCGGCTGGCCGGGCCACCGCTGTCGGTGCGCGGCCGGATCGCCGACCGGCTGGACCGGATCACCGCCGACCGGGCCACCATGGTGACGTCGCCGTCCCAGCTCCTGGTCGACACGGTCCGCCCGTACGGCTGGCTACGCCGCGAGGACGTGGCGATCGTGCCGAACCCGTTCGACGCGAGCCCGTGGCAGGGGGTGCCGGCGGTAGGCCGGACCGGGGCCGTGGTCGCCGCGGTCGGCCGGCTGGAGCCGAACAAGGGCCTCGACGTGCTGCTGGACGCGCTGGCACTGGTCGCGGCCCGAGGGACCGACGCGAAGCTGATCCTGGCCGGCAGCACGTCCGGCCACCTCGACGGGGTGCCGACCGGGCGCTGGCTGGAGCGGCGGGCCCAGGAGCTGGGCGTGCCGACCGTGTTCGCCGGCCACCTCAGCCAGCGCGAGCTCGTCGACGTCTACGGCCAGGCACGAGTGGTCGCCGTGCCCAGCCGGTTCGAGAGCTTCTCGATCGCCGCCGTCGAGGGCATGGCGTCGGGCCGGCCGGTGGTGACCACCACCCGCACCGGCATCGCGCCGTTCCTGGCGGAGTGGGAGGCGGGCACCGTCGTCGCGCCGGAGGACCCGACCGCGCTGGCGGACGCCCTGGAGCCCTACCTGACCGACCTCGACCTGGCCGAGCGGATCGGCCGTAACGGGCGGGCCGGCGCCGCCCGGCTGGACCCGGCGCAGATCGCCGGCGACCGGGTCGCGGTCTACCGCAAGGCCGTCGCCTCGTTCGGGCAGGCCCGGGCCGCCTCAGCTCGCTAG
- a CDS encoding SDR family NAD(P)-dependent oxidoreductase, which translates to MAEGDGTTTTRPAGRPGEFRLAGRVAVVTGASSGIGRAVALRLVAEGARVTAVGRDKSRLDALPAAAAEVAPAGCPGSLRQAQADLTDDDARGALVAGLLAGPRVDILVHSAGGYTNGPHADAPLDDLDWLYAANVRAPYALTQELLPALRAGGGDVIVINSSQGLHAGPNLGQFAATQHAMRAVTDSLRQEINADGIRVCGVHPGRTATPRQEALFAQEGRSYRPDLLLAAEDVAEVVAGVLTLPANAEITEVHLRPAKKSY; encoded by the coding sequence GTGGCTGAAGGGGACGGCACCACGACGACCAGGCCGGCCGGGAGGCCCGGCGAGTTCCGGCTCGCGGGCCGGGTCGCCGTCGTCACCGGCGCCTCCAGCGGCATCGGCCGGGCGGTCGCGCTGCGGCTGGTCGCCGAGGGGGCGCGGGTGACCGCGGTCGGCCGCGACAAGTCCCGGCTGGACGCGCTGCCCGCGGCCGCCGCCGAGGTCGCGCCCGCCGGGTGCCCGGGTTCGCTGCGCCAGGCACAGGCGGATCTGACCGACGACGACGCCCGGGGCGCCCTGGTCGCCGGGCTCCTGGCCGGGCCTCGGGTCGACATCCTGGTGCACAGCGCCGGTGGCTACACCAACGGCCCGCATGCCGACGCGCCGCTCGACGACCTCGACTGGCTGTACGCCGCCAACGTCCGCGCGCCCTACGCGCTCACCCAGGAACTGCTGCCCGCGCTGCGGGCCGGCGGCGGGGACGTCATCGTGATCAACTCGTCGCAGGGGCTGCACGCGGGCCCGAACCTGGGCCAGTTCGCCGCCACCCAACATGCGATGCGGGCGGTCACCGACAGCCTGCGCCAGGAGATCAACGCCGACGGGATCCGGGTGTGCGGCGTGCATCCCGGCCGGACGGCGACCCCGCGGCAGGAGGCGCTGTTCGCCCAGGAGGGCCGGTCCTACCGGCCGGACCTGCTGCTCGCGGCCGAGGACGTGGCGGAGGTGGTCGCCGGGGTGCTCACGCTGCCGGCGAACGCGGAGATCACCGAGGTCCACCTGCGGCCAGCCAAGAAGTCCTACTGA
- a CDS encoding DUF4910 domain-containing protein: protein MTEGADGGRDAGLGERLYGLVAQLAAAPVRSITGDGVRAALDLVQKALAGAAVPFEVHEVPSGTPVLDWTVPKEWNVRAGYLVGPDGARVADVADHPLHLLGYSVPTRARLRLDELREHLFSLPDRPDWIPYRTSYWNENWGFCLPDTVLRALPDGEYEVVIDTSLEDGSLTYAEIVLPATEPGEPGEPGEPGEFLVTTHVCHPAMANDNGSGIAVLTELARHLAALPSRRHTFRLLFIPGTIGSITWLARNRDLVGRIRHGLVLTGLGDRSAFTYKRSRRGDSTVDRAAAVALAESGAEHRLVDFSPYGYDERQFCSPGFDLPVGRLGRGQHGDYPEYHTSADDLAFVTPESLAGSFAVLTRIIDICERNAVWRNTSPYGEPQLGRRGLYRAIGATMNRQAIEMGLLWVLNLADGSRDLLDIAARAQLPFDAVTAAVDALAGVGLLAGEPKGSA, encoded by the coding sequence ATGACTGAAGGCGCGGATGGCGGCCGGGACGCCGGGCTGGGCGAGCGGCTGTACGGGCTGGTCGCCCAGCTGGCGGCGGCTCCGGTGCGGTCCATCACCGGCGACGGCGTCCGCGCCGCCCTCGACCTCGTCCAGAAGGCGCTGGCGGGTGCCGCCGTCCCGTTCGAGGTGCACGAGGTGCCGTCGGGCACACCGGTGCTCGACTGGACGGTGCCGAAGGAGTGGAACGTCCGTGCCGGCTACCTGGTCGGGCCGGACGGTGCGCGGGTGGCGGACGTCGCAGACCATCCGCTGCACCTGCTGGGCTACAGCGTCCCGACCCGGGCCAGGCTGCGGCTGGACGAGCTGCGCGAGCACCTGTTCTCGCTGCCGGACCGGCCGGACTGGATCCCGTACCGGACCTCCTACTGGAACGAGAACTGGGGCTTCTGCCTGCCCGACACCGTGCTGCGGGCGCTGCCCGACGGCGAGTACGAGGTCGTGATCGACACGTCCCTCGAGGACGGCTCGCTCACCTACGCCGAGATCGTGCTCCCGGCGACCGAACCAGGCGAACCAGGCGAACCAGGCGAACCAGGTGAGTTCCTGGTGACGACGCATGTCTGCCATCCGGCGATGGCGAACGACAACGGCTCCGGCATCGCCGTCCTCACCGAGCTGGCCCGCCACCTGGCCGCGCTGCCGAGCCGCCGCCATACCTTCCGGCTGCTGTTCATCCCCGGCACGATCGGCTCGATCACCTGGCTGGCCCGCAACCGGGACCTCGTCGGCCGCATCCGGCACGGCCTCGTGCTGACCGGCCTGGGTGACCGGTCCGCGTTCACCTACAAGCGCAGCCGGCGCGGCGACAGCACCGTCGACCGGGCCGCCGCCGTCGCGCTGGCCGAGAGCGGCGCCGAGCACCGGCTGGTCGACTTCTCGCCGTACGGCTACGACGAGCGGCAGTTCTGCTCCCCCGGCTTCGACCTTCCGGTCGGCCGGCTCGGGCGGGGCCAACACGGTGACTACCCCGAGTACCACACGTCGGCCGACGACCTGGCGTTCGTGACACCGGAGAGCCTGGCCGGCTCCTTCGCCGTGCTGACGAGGATCATCGACATCTGTGAACGCAACGCCGTCTGGCGCAACACCAGCCCGTACGGGGAGCCCCAGCTCGGCCGCCGCGGGCTGTACCGGGCGATCGGCGCGACGATGAACCGGCAGGCGATCGAGATGGGCCTGCTCTGGGTGCTGAACCTCGCCGACGGCAGCCGCGACCTGCTCGACATCGCCGCGCGGGCGCAGCTCCCGTTCGACGCCGTCACCGCGGCCGTCGACGCCCTCGCCGGGGTCGGGCTGCTCGCCGGCGAACCGAAGGGTTCCGCATGA
- a CDS encoding glucose-1-phosphate cytidylyltransferase has protein sequence MTSPSSASRPPRTVPGAADIPVVILCGGMGTRIREASEKLPKPMVDIGGKPILWHVMKTYGHYGFRRFILCLGYKSDVIKNYFLNYREQVADFTLKLADDHTPTFHNTIGDEDWEVTFAETGLLSGTGARVRRVRDYLTGPRFLLTYGDGVGAIDVADLWDAHERGGRIGTVTGVRPSSRYGELQTEGDTVTLFAEKPPKVGWVSGGFFVFEREFVDKYMDDDPGMMLERAPLQQLARDGQLTLHPHDGFWMGMDTFRDWTELNQLWDSGAAPWRVWAD, from the coding sequence GTGACATCCCCGAGCTCGGCTTCCAGGCCACCCCGCACCGTCCCCGGCGCCGCGGACATCCCGGTCGTCATCCTCTGTGGCGGCATGGGCACGCGGATCCGCGAAGCCAGCGAGAAGCTGCCGAAACCGATGGTCGACATCGGCGGCAAGCCAATTCTGTGGCACGTCATGAAGACCTACGGCCACTATGGTTTCCGCCGCTTCATCCTGTGCCTCGGTTACAAGAGCGACGTCATCAAGAACTACTTTCTCAACTACCGGGAGCAGGTCGCGGACTTCACGCTGAAGCTCGCCGACGACCACACGCCCACCTTTCACAACACCATCGGCGACGAGGACTGGGAGGTCACGTTCGCCGAGACCGGCCTGCTCTCCGGCACCGGGGCCCGGGTGCGCCGGGTACGGGACTATCTGACCGGGCCGCGGTTCCTGCTCACTTACGGTGACGGAGTCGGCGCGATCGACGTGGCCGACCTGTGGGACGCGCACGAGCGCGGCGGCCGGATCGGCACGGTGACCGGGGTGCGCCCGTCCAGCCGCTACGGCGAGCTGCAGACCGAGGGCGACACGGTCACCCTGTTCGCCGAGAAGCCGCCGAAGGTCGGCTGGGTCAGCGGTGGGTTCTTCGTCTTCGAGCGGGAGTTCGTCGACAAGTACATGGACGACGACCCGGGGATGATGCTGGAACGCGCGCCGCTGCAGCAGCTGGCCCGCGACGGGCAGCTCACCCTCCACCCGCACGACGGATTCTGGATGGGCATGGACACCTTCCGCGACTGGACCGAACTCAACCAGCTGTGGGACTCCGGAGCCGCACCCTGGCGGGTCTGGGCCGACTAA
- a CDS encoding glycosyl hydrolase, producing the protein MPQRGTQERTREARSGQQPPSGWYDRLVELSGGPERFRGRVLPGVALALVAVLGLTAWAVTTRSGSNGGGFVAVAPATTSAPTEDAAAGPDQAAAPTRAKARPAATTGAWPTGVNSGDTITDANAFARFRGRPNDVVVLFTARDSWSSITDPWIGKSPEKFANFPGTWSISYPLFPDPAVGTPKSQLPQWSADHMAACVQHQYDGYFRQIGAWLNSQPNRANSFVRIGWEFNGDWFSWQATDPDTYKQCFHNEAAALLSVDPHARIDWTVNAHTTLPNSTHGDPFRAYPGDDVVDVIGVDTYDQYPPSPTVSAFDEQCGMPSPTPGLCTVIAFASKHRKLFSVPEWGVVGKDSGAGRAGAAGGDNPTYIAQMAATFRQYNSMLAYEAYYNNSEPNNVRSSLANPQLQPRAARAYQSLWN; encoded by the coding sequence GTGCCCCAGCGCGGGACCCAGGAGCGCACACGCGAGGCCCGCTCCGGCCAGCAGCCGCCGAGCGGCTGGTACGACCGGCTGGTCGAGCTGTCCGGCGGCCCGGAGCGGTTCCGCGGCCGGGTGCTGCCGGGCGTCGCGCTCGCCCTCGTCGCCGTCCTCGGTCTGACCGCGTGGGCGGTCACCACCCGCTCGGGCTCGAACGGCGGCGGCTTCGTCGCCGTCGCGCCCGCCACCACGTCGGCACCGACCGAGGACGCCGCGGCCGGGCCGGACCAGGCGGCCGCGCCCACCCGGGCGAAGGCCCGTCCCGCCGCGACCACCGGCGCCTGGCCGACCGGGGTGAACAGCGGGGACACGATCACCGACGCGAACGCGTTCGCCAGGTTCCGGGGCCGGCCGAACGACGTCGTTGTGCTGTTCACCGCCCGTGACAGCTGGTCCTCGATCACCGACCCGTGGATCGGCAAATCCCCGGAGAAGTTCGCGAACTTCCCCGGTACCTGGTCGATCAGCTACCCGCTGTTCCCCGACCCCGCGGTCGGGACGCCGAAGTCCCAACTGCCCCAGTGGTCGGCGGATCACATGGCCGCCTGCGTCCAGCACCAGTACGACGGCTACTTCCGCCAGATCGGCGCCTGGCTCAACTCGCAGCCGAACCGGGCGAACTCGTTCGTCCGCATCGGCTGGGAGTTCAACGGCGACTGGTTCTCCTGGCAGGCGACTGACCCGGACACCTACAAGCAGTGCTTCCACAACGAGGCGGCGGCGCTGCTGAGCGTGGATCCGCACGCGCGGATCGACTGGACGGTCAACGCCCACACCACCCTGCCGAACAGCACGCACGGCGACCCGTTCCGGGCCTACCCGGGCGACGACGTCGTCGACGTGATCGGAGTCGACACCTACGACCAGTACCCGCCGAGCCCGACGGTGTCGGCGTTCGACGAGCAGTGCGGGATGCCGAGCCCGACCCCGGGCCTGTGCACGGTGATCGCGTTCGCCTCGAAGCACCGGAAGTTGTTCTCGGTGCCGGAATGGGGCGTCGTCGGCAAGGACAGCGGGGCTGGCCGGGCGGGCGCCGCCGGTGGTGACAACCCGACCTACATCGCGCAGATGGCCGCGACCTTCCGGCAGTACAACTCGATGCTCGCCTATGAGGCGTACTACAACAACAGCGAGCCGAACAACGTCCGCTCGTCGCTGGCGAACCCGCAGTTGCAGCCCCGCGCGGCCCGCGCCTACCAGTCCCTCTGGAACTGA